The Osmia bicornis bicornis chromosome 9, iOsmBic2.1, whole genome shotgun sequence genome has a segment encoding these proteins:
- the LOC114881661 gene encoding uncharacterized protein LOC114881661 — MFRQVAVHPADWDLQRILWSDPQGQTVSYQLTTVTYGTRSAPFLAARALLQLVHDEGHRYPLAVPPLFKERYVDDILGGGDTAKEAEAVAVQLTQLCMAGGVSLQKWTSNRPELLKVISGDGDTSSSTLVFSDLTTKILGLSWQPLADHFWFSAARTFRDAVTKRTILSEVARLFAPLTIRAKILLQELRLAQLGWDEPLPRSTGLRWTTFRTELQDLADLHIPRWLNLTPQARVEIHGFSDASQQALAVVVYLRISSSTSPAILSLVCAKTKVVLLN, encoded by the coding sequence ATGTTTCGGCAGGTTGCTGTACATCCAGCTGATTGGGACCTCCAACGCATCCTCTGGTCGGACCCTCAAGGGCAGACGGTCAGCTACCAATTGACCACGGTCACCTACGGTACGCGATCAGCTCCATTCTTGGCGGCAAGGGCGCTGCTGCAACTCGTGCACGATGAAGGTCACCGGTACCCCCTCGCTGTGCCTCCACTCTTCAAGGAACGCTACGTGGATGACATTCTCGGAGGAGGCGACACAGCCAAGGAAGCCGAGGCAGTCGCGGTTCAGCTGACCCAGCTCTGCATGGCGGGCGGGGTCTCTCTTCAAAAATGGACCAGCAACCGTCCAGAGCTCCTCAAGGTCATCTCCGGAGACGGCGACACCTCAAGCTCGACCTTGGTATTCTCCGACCTCACCACCAAGATTTTGGGCTTATCTTGGCAACCTCTGGCGGATCACTTCTGGTTCTCCGCTGCACGGACCTTTCGAGATGCAGTGACGAAACGAACCATCCTCTCGGAAGTCGCACGGCTGTTCGCACCCCTCACAATACGGGCGAAGATTCTCCTTCAGGAGCTTAGGCTTGCACAGCTTGGATGGGACGAACCACTCCCTCGCTCCACGGGTCTCCGCTGGACAACCTTCAGAACAGAACTACAGGACCTTGCGGACCTCCACATTCCACGGTGGCTCAACCTCACCCCGCAAGCTCGAGTGGAGATCCACGGGTTCTCAGACGCCTCACAACAAGCGTTGGCCGTCGTTGTATATCTTCGGATTTCGTCCTCCACCTCGCCGGCGATCCTATCGCTAGTTTGCGCCAAGACCAAGGTGGTCTTACTCAATTAG